One genomic window of Cyanobium sp. ATX 6F1 includes the following:
- a CDS encoding Bax inhibitor-1 family protein: MPASSNFQQAIREAQSSALVGPNVVNKALPYVGGGMVLTAGGVAGGLTLLATSPALFQPLFWVALIGNFILFFVAQNVAMKGNSATALPLLTLYSLLTGFTLSGIVALAIGTAGIGAIGVAALATGITFVIASFLGRRMSDSVGQSLSAVVGLGILGLLIAMVVQVVGGIFVPGFGGGGMELLIAGFGTVLFVGAAFVDFYTMPRTYSDDQYLAGALGMYLTYINLFIFILRLIIALNGGGRRD; encoded by the coding sequence ATGCCGGCCAGCAGCAATTTTCAGCAAGCGATCCGCGAAGCCCAGAGCAGCGCGCTCGTGGGACCCAATGTGGTCAACAAGGCCCTGCCCTACGTGGGTGGCGGCATGGTGCTCACCGCCGGCGGTGTGGCCGGCGGCCTGACCCTGCTGGCCACCAGCCCAGCCCTGTTTCAGCCCCTGTTCTGGGTGGCGTTGATCGGCAACTTCATCCTCTTCTTCGTGGCCCAGAACGTGGCGATGAAGGGGAACAGCGCCACCGCCCTGCCCCTGCTCACCCTCTACAGCCTGCTGACGGGCTTCACCCTCAGCGGCATCGTCGCCCTGGCCATCGGCACAGCCGGCATCGGCGCCATCGGCGTGGCGGCCCTGGCCACCGGCATCACCTTCGTGATCGCCTCCTTCCTGGGGCGGCGCATGAGCGACAGCGTCGGGCAATCGCTCAGCGCCGTGGTGGGTCTGGGGATTCTCGGCCTGCTGATCGCCATGGTGGTGCAGGTGGTGGGCGGCATCTTCGTGCCCGGCTTCGGCGGCGGCGGCATGGAGCTGCTGATCGCCGGCTTCGGCACGGTGCTGTTTGTGGGAGCGGCCTTCGTCGACTTCTACACGATGCCCCGCACCTACAGCGACGACCAGTACCTGGCCGGCGCCCTGGGCATGTACCTGACCTACATCAACCTGTTCATCTTCATCCTGCGGCTGATCATCGCCCTCAACGGCGGCGGCCGCCGCGACTGA
- a CDS encoding PhoH family protein: MAGVDGLSSFCLELPDGGTALALAGEADATLHRIAELTGATLVLRGLNLVIQGRPSQLERAAALVELLRPLWQEGQAVSAVDLQTALAALDTGRGEEHQQLGQQVLARSQSGRLLRPRTLNQKAYVEAMERHDLTLAIGPAGTGKTFLATVQAVRLLTERKVERLVLTRPAVEAGERLGFLPGDLQQKVDPYLRPLYDALHTLLGTERTAALLEKGVIEVAPLAYMRGRTLADAFVILDEAQNTTPAQMRMVLTRLGENSRMVVTGDPTQSDLPPQQPCGLIEAAEVLKGVEGVAICRLSAADVVRHPLVQRLVQAYAERDRRHSRAL, from the coding sequence ATGGCTGGGGTCGACGGCCTCTCCTCCTTCTGCCTTGAGCTGCCCGATGGGGGCACGGCCCTGGCCCTGGCCGGTGAGGCGGACGCCACCCTGCACCGCATCGCCGAACTCACTGGCGCCACCCTGGTGCTGAGGGGGCTCAACCTGGTGATCCAGGGGCGTCCCTCCCAGCTGGAGCGGGCCGCGGCCCTGGTGGAGTTGCTGCGACCCCTCTGGCAGGAAGGCCAGGCGGTCAGCGCCGTCGACCTGCAGACCGCCCTCGCCGCCCTGGACACCGGCCGCGGCGAGGAGCACCAACAGCTGGGCCAACAGGTCCTGGCCCGCAGCCAGAGCGGCCGGCTGCTGCGCCCCCGCACCCTCAACCAGAAGGCCTACGTCGAGGCGATGGAACGCCACGACCTCACCTTGGCGATCGGACCCGCCGGCACCGGCAAGACCTTCCTGGCCACCGTTCAGGCGGTGCGGCTGCTCACGGAGCGCAAGGTGGAGCGTCTGGTGCTCACCCGGCCGGCGGTGGAGGCGGGCGAGCGGCTCGGTTTTCTGCCCGGCGATCTGCAGCAGAAAGTGGATCCCTACCTGAGGCCCCTCTATGACGCCCTCCATACCCTGCTGGGCACTGAGCGCACGGCCGCCCTGCTGGAGAAAGGGGTGATCGAGGTGGCGCCCCTGGCCTACATGCGCGGCCGCACCCTGGCCGATGCCTTCGTGATCCTCGATGAGGCCCAGAACACCACGCCGGCCCAGATGCGCATGGTGCTCACCCGCCTGGGGGAGAACTCGCGCATGGTGGTCACCGGCGATCCCACCCAGAGCGACCTGCCGCCCCAGCAGCCCTGCGGTCTGATCGAGGCGGCCGAGGTGCTCAAGGGGGTGGAGGGGGTGGCGATCTGCCGACTCAGCGCCGCCGACGTGGTGCGCCATCCCCTCGTTCAACGCCTGGTGCAGGCCTACGCCGAACGGGACCGTCGCCACAGCCGGGCTCTATAG
- the rpsP gene encoding 30S ribosomal protein S16: MIKLRLKRFGKKREASFRLVATNSTSRRDGRPLEELGYYNPRTDETRLDTEAIRVRLGQGAQPTDTVRTLLEKAGLVEKTIRHGETVGKLKQAEARDAAAKAAVKEAAAAKAAEAVAAAEAKAAEAKAAEAAEAAAAAASEAEPAATEA, translated from the coding sequence ATGATCAAGCTCCGCCTGAAGCGGTTTGGCAAGAAGCGGGAAGCGAGCTTCCGCCTGGTGGCCACCAACAGCACCTCCCGCCGCGACGGCCGCCCCCTCGAGGAGCTGGGCTACTACAACCCCCGCACCGACGAGACCCGGCTGGATACCGAGGCGATCCGTGTGCGTCTGGGCCAGGGCGCCCAACCCACCGACACCGTGCGCACCCTGCTGGAGAAGGCCGGGCTGGTGGAGAAAACCATCCGTCATGGCGAAACGGTCGGAAAGCTGAAGCAGGCTGAAGCCCGCGACGCCGCCGCCAAGGCCGCCGTCAAGGAAGCCGCGGCAGCCAAAGCCGCTGAAGCCGTTGCTGCGGCTGAAGCCAAAGCTGCCGAAGCCAAAGCCGCTGAAGCCGCTGAAGCCGCTGCCGCCGCCGCAAGCGAAGCCGAACCGGCCGCCACGGAAGCCTGA
- the ffh gene encoding signal recognition particle protein, producing the protein MFDELSQRFEDAVKGLRGQATITESNVDGALKEVRRALLEADVSLAVVKDFIADVRARALGAEVVRGINPDQKFIQLVHGALVEVMGGANAPLAQVETAPTVVLMAGLQGAGKTTATAKLGLHLKEQGRRALLVAADVYRPAAIDQLQSLGRQIGVEVFSLGAGAKPEEIAAAGVAKGREEGFDTVIVDTAGRLQIDTAMMEEMVRIRTAVAPDEVLLVVDSMIGQEAAELTRAFHEQVGLTGAVLTKLDGDSRGGAALSIRKVSGAPIKFIGTGEKVEALQPFHPERMASRILGMGDVLTLVEKATKEVELADVARMQQKLQEATFDFSDFVQQMRLIKRMGSLGGLMKMIPGMNKIDDGMLKQGEAQLKKIEAMIGSMTAAERQQPELLAAQPSRRRRIAAGSGHTPADVDKVLADFQKMRGFMQQMSRGGLGGGLPGMGGGFPGMAGGFPGMGGGLPGMGGFPGQPGAAARGGAAPRPPKPTKKRKGFGQL; encoded by the coding sequence ATGTTTGATGAGCTCTCCCAACGTTTCGAGGATGCGGTCAAAGGCCTCAGGGGCCAGGCCACGATCACCGAATCGAACGTGGATGGGGCCCTCAAGGAGGTGCGCCGGGCGCTGCTGGAGGCCGACGTCAGCCTCGCGGTGGTCAAGGACTTCATCGCCGACGTGCGCGCCCGGGCCCTGGGGGCCGAAGTGGTGCGCGGCATCAACCCCGACCAGAAATTCATCCAGCTCGTCCATGGGGCCCTGGTGGAGGTGATGGGCGGCGCCAACGCCCCCCTGGCCCAGGTTGAGACGGCCCCCACGGTGGTGCTGATGGCGGGCCTCCAGGGGGCTGGCAAGACCACCGCCACCGCCAAACTGGGCCTTCACCTCAAGGAACAGGGTCGCCGCGCCCTGCTGGTGGCCGCCGACGTCTACCGGCCCGCCGCCATCGATCAACTGCAGAGCCTCGGCCGCCAGATCGGCGTGGAGGTGTTCAGCCTCGGCGCGGGCGCCAAGCCCGAGGAGATTGCCGCCGCCGGTGTGGCCAAGGGCCGCGAGGAGGGCTTCGACACGGTGATCGTGGACACCGCCGGTCGGCTCCAGATCGACACCGCGATGATGGAGGAGATGGTGCGGATCCGCACCGCCGTGGCCCCCGACGAGGTGCTGCTGGTGGTGGATTCGATGATCGGCCAGGAGGCGGCTGAGCTCACCCGCGCCTTCCACGAGCAGGTGGGGCTCACCGGGGCGGTGCTCACCAAGCTCGACGGCGACTCCCGCGGCGGCGCCGCCCTCTCGATCCGCAAGGTGAGCGGCGCGCCGATCAAATTCATCGGCACCGGCGAGAAGGTGGAAGCGCTGCAGCCGTTCCACCCCGAGCGGATGGCCAGTCGCATCCTCGGCATGGGCGATGTGCTCACCCTGGTGGAGAAGGCCACCAAGGAGGTGGAGCTGGCGGATGTGGCGCGGATGCAGCAGAAGCTGCAGGAGGCCACCTTCGACTTCTCCGATTTCGTTCAACAGATGCGCCTGATCAAGCGCATGGGCTCACTCGGGGGCCTGATGAAGATGATCCCCGGCATGAACAAGATCGACGACGGCATGCTCAAGCAGGGGGAGGCCCAGCTCAAGAAGATTGAGGCGATGATCGGCTCGATGACCGCCGCCGAACGTCAGCAGCCGGAGTTGCTGGCGGCCCAGCCCTCCAGGCGGCGCCGCATCGCCGCCGGCAGCGGCCACACCCCCGCCGATGTGGACAAGGTACTGGCCGATTTTCAGAAAATGCGCGGCTTCATGCAGCAGATGAGCCGTGGCGGTCTCGGTGGGGGCCTGCCGGGGATGGGCGGTGGCTTCCCGGGGATGGCAGGAGGGTTCCCCGGCATGGGGGGCGGCCTGCCCGGAATGGGGGGATTCCCAGGCCAGCCGGGGGCCGCGGCCCGGGGCGGCGCCGCGCCGCGGCCCCCCAAACCGACCAAGAAACGCAAGGGTTTCGGGCAGCTCTGA
- a CDS encoding IMS domain-containing protein, which translates to MELPIDHFRLLGVSPAADAQTVLHTLKLRLDRPPDQGFTQETLLARAELLRNSADLLSDGERRARYEAELTNLSVAETSLVPGLEVPPSREVAGLLLLLEAGQGAESFEAARRGLNPPQAPALGSSREADLTLLAALACQASAEDYRKERRYEAAAQTLQLGLQLLQRMGQLPASRQAIERSLAALLPYRILDLLSRDLAAVAERQEGLQLLEQLVQQRGGLDGQGDPDFNAGEFQAFFKQIRQFLTVQEQVDLFSHWAVPSSPTAGFLASYALTASGFSQRKPERIASARERLAAGGQSGMEPYLACLSLLLGQVETAQTLFAQGANEELRRWAAEQGEEPLAGLCAYCIDWLDREVLPGYRDIEVDVDLEAWFADRDVQLYVEREDRKHLRSGEAGAAGSFAEAPNLLADWSPAISGLGSGTGVPVVPHGLEQGAEEDEVEDELDWPSWPQWQLPQWQWPQWGRPLQAISAWFPPDLRLPALKRPALTRPAFKRPTFSRPELPPWGRPAAQILLALGVAAGGLALVRHRLAAGTPETRSPSSSSPAPLSQPAPLATPPSAKPAPPLPAALPLVSEEPTPEELQALLEAWLKAKAAVLAGGRAELPLDELARAPQVDRLNRQRREDEAAGLSQAIDSSVRRFTITSRSANRIEAEVELRYSDELRNSQGKVLERTPEGSRSNRYVFGRDGKTWKLVFFRPLA; encoded by the coding sequence TTGGAACTGCCGATCGACCATTTCCGCCTTCTCGGTGTCAGCCCGGCCGCCGACGCCCAGACCGTGCTGCACACCCTGAAGCTGCGGCTCGATCGCCCCCCCGACCAGGGCTTCACCCAGGAGACCCTCCTGGCCAGGGCTGAGCTGCTGCGCAACAGCGCCGATCTGCTCAGCGATGGGGAGCGACGCGCCCGCTACGAGGCCGAACTCACCAACCTGTCGGTCGCGGAGACCTCGCTGGTGCCGGGACTGGAGGTGCCCCCCTCCAGGGAGGTGGCGGGCCTGCTGTTGCTGCTGGAGGCGGGCCAGGGGGCGGAAAGCTTCGAAGCCGCCCGCCGCGGTCTCAACCCACCCCAGGCTCCGGCCCTGGGCAGCAGCCGGGAAGCTGACCTGACCCTGCTGGCGGCCCTTGCCTGCCAGGCCAGCGCCGAGGATTACCGCAAGGAGCGCCGCTACGAGGCCGCCGCCCAGACCCTGCAGCTGGGGCTGCAGCTGCTGCAGCGCATGGGCCAGTTGCCGGCCTCCCGCCAGGCGATCGAACGCAGCCTGGCAGCCCTGCTGCCCTACCGGATCCTCGATCTGCTCAGCCGCGATCTGGCCGCCGTGGCCGAGCGCCAGGAAGGCCTGCAACTCCTGGAACAGCTGGTGCAGCAACGGGGTGGACTGGACGGCCAGGGGGACCCCGACTTCAACGCCGGGGAGTTCCAGGCTTTCTTCAAGCAGATTCGCCAGTTCCTGACGGTGCAGGAGCAGGTCGATCTGTTCAGCCACTGGGCGGTGCCGTCCTCTCCCACCGCCGGTTTCCTGGCCAGCTACGCCCTCACCGCCTCCGGTTTCAGCCAGCGCAAACCGGAGCGGATCGCCTCCGCCCGCGAGCGCCTGGCCGCCGGTGGCCAGAGCGGCATGGAGCCCTATCTGGCTTGCCTGTCGCTGCTGCTGGGCCAGGTGGAGACCGCTCAGACCCTGTTTGCCCAGGGGGCCAACGAGGAGCTGCGCCGCTGGGCGGCCGAACAGGGGGAGGAACCCCTGGCTGGCCTCTGCGCCTACTGCATCGACTGGCTCGATCGCGAGGTGTTGCCGGGCTACCGCGACATCGAAGTGGACGTGGATCTGGAGGCCTGGTTCGCGGATCGAGACGTGCAGCTCTATGTCGAGCGTGAGGACCGCAAACACCTACGCAGCGGAGAGGCCGGAGCCGCAGGCAGCTTCGCTGAGGCCCCCAACCTCCTGGCGGATTGGTCGCCCGCCATCTCAGGGCTCGGCAGCGGCACCGGTGTTCCCGTGGTGCCCCATGGTCTGGAGCAAGGGGCCGAGGAGGACGAGGTCGAAGACGAACTGGACTGGCCGTCATGGCCCCAGTGGCAGCTACCCCAGTGGCAGTGGCCCCAGTGGGGCAGGCCGCTCCAGGCGATCAGCGCCTGGTTCCCGCCAGATCTGCGCCTGCCGGCGTTGAAGCGGCCGGCCCTCACCCGGCCCGCCTTCAAGCGGCCGACCTTCAGCCGGCCAGAGCTTCCCCCCTGGGGCCGCCCCGCCGCCCAGATCCTGCTGGCCCTCGGCGTGGCCGCCGGTGGCCTGGCCCTGGTGCGCCACCGGCTGGCAGCCGGAACGCCCGAGACCAGGAGTCCCTCCAGCTCAAGCCCAGCGCCGCTGAGCCAGCCCGCCCCCCTGGCCACACCCCCGAGCGCGAAACCCGCCCCCCCCTTGCCCGCCGCCCTGCCCCTGGTGAGCGAGGAGCCCACCCCTGAGGAATTGCAAGCACTGCTGGAGGCCTGGCTGAAGGCCAAGGCCGCCGTGCTCGCCGGGGGCCGCGCCGAGCTGCCCCTCGATGAGCTCGCGCGCGCTCCCCAGGTGGATCGGCTCAACCGCCAGCGCCGCGAGGATGAAGCGGCCGGTCTCAGCCAGGCGATCGACTCCAGCGTGCGTCGCTTCACGATCACCAGCCGCTCCGCCAACCGCATCGAAGCGGAGGTGGAACTGCGCTACAGCGATGAGCTGCGCAACAGCCAGGGCAAGGTGCTGGAGCGGACCCCCGAGGGCAGCCGATCGAATAGGTATGTGTTCGGCCGCGACGGCAAGACCTGGAAGCTGGTCTTCTTCCGCCCCCTGGCCTGA
- the pdhA gene encoding pyruvate dehydrogenase (acetyl-transferring) E1 component subunit alpha, which produces MTQEIVAPVQVGGVSAAEGSTGGPGSHAERLAALYPAGPTTVSRDDGLMLYSDMTLGRRFEDKCAEMYYRGKMFGFVHLYNGQEAVSTGVIKAMKAQHDWFCSTYRDHVHALSAGVPAREVMSELFGKATGCSKGRGGSMHLFSKEHHLLGGYAFIGEGIPVALGAAFTSRYKRDALGDASSDAVTAAFFGDGTCNNGQFFECLNMAALWKLPILFVVENNKWAIGMAHDRATSDPEIWRKAAAFGMAGEEVDGMDVLAVRAAAQRAIERARAGEGPTVLECLTYRFRGHSLADPDELRSEAEKAFWAERDPIKALAAHLKEHGLASAEELKAIEKEIDAEVADAVSFALAAPEPDPSELTRYIWAED; this is translated from the coding sequence ATGACCCAGGAGATCGTTGCCCCGGTTCAGGTCGGCGGAGTCAGCGCTGCGGAGGGTTCCACCGGGGGCCCTGGCAGCCATGCGGAGCGTCTGGCGGCGCTCTATCCCGCCGGTCCCACCACGGTCAGCCGCGACGACGGGCTGATGCTTTACAGCGACATGACCCTGGGTCGGCGCTTTGAGGACAAGTGCGCCGAGATGTATTACCGGGGCAAGATGTTCGGCTTCGTGCACCTCTACAACGGCCAGGAGGCCGTCAGCACGGGCGTGATCAAGGCGATGAAGGCCCAGCACGACTGGTTCTGCAGCACCTACCGCGACCACGTGCACGCCCTCAGCGCCGGCGTGCCCGCCCGGGAGGTGATGAGTGAGCTGTTCGGCAAGGCAACCGGCTGCAGCAAGGGGCGTGGTGGCTCCATGCACCTGTTCTCCAAAGAGCACCATCTGTTGGGGGGCTATGCCTTCATCGGCGAGGGCATTCCGGTGGCCCTCGGGGCGGCCTTCACCAGCCGCTACAAGCGCGACGCCCTCGGGGATGCCTCCAGCGATGCGGTGACGGCCGCTTTCTTCGGTGATGGCACCTGCAACAACGGTCAGTTCTTCGAGTGCCTGAACATGGCGGCCCTCTGGAAACTGCCGATCCTGTTCGTGGTCGAGAACAACAAGTGGGCGATCGGCATGGCCCACGACCGGGCCACCAGCGATCCGGAGATCTGGCGCAAGGCGGCGGCCTTCGGCATGGCCGGTGAGGAGGTGGATGGGATGGACGTGTTGGCGGTGCGGGCCGCGGCCCAGCGGGCGATCGAGCGGGCCCGCGCCGGTGAGGGCCCCACCGTGCTGGAGTGCCTCACCTATCGCTTCCGCGGCCACTCCCTGGCCGACCCCGATGAACTGCGCAGCGAGGCCGAGAAGGCCTTCTGGGCGGAGCGCGATCCGATCAAGGCACTGGCTGCCCACCTCAAGGAGCACGGCCTGGCCAGCGCCGAGGAGCTCAAGGCGATCGAAAAGGAGATCGATGCCGAAGTGGCCGATGCGGTCAGCTTTGCTTTGGCGGCCCCTGAGCCCGATCCCTCCGAGCTCACCCGCTACATCTGGGCGGAAGACTGA
- a CDS encoding sigma-70 family RNA polymerase sigma factor yields the protein MTTSSLQASGSRRRGSDPISWYLATIGRVPLLTPAEEIELGNQVQTMMRLIEEGNLELLSDQQKKTIKVGRRSKDRMMKANLRLVVSVAKKYQGKGLELLDLIQEGSLGLERAVEKFDPTRGYKFSTYAFWWIRQSMTRAIACQSRTIRLPVHLSERLSAIRKVSLDLAHKLGAMPSRQEIAEAMAIPIEELDSLLRQSLTTSSLDAPVNGEEGRSFLGDLIADNSQGEPLDLVERGMHHEQLGRWLTALTDQERQVLELRFGLESQERHTLAEIGRLLEVSRERVRQVELKALRKLRNLTRRQSVDL from the coding sequence ATGACAACCTCCAGCCTCCAGGCCAGTGGCAGCCGCCGGAGAGGCAGTGACCCGATCAGCTGGTATCTGGCGACGATCGGCCGTGTACCGCTGTTGACCCCGGCCGAAGAAATCGAACTCGGCAATCAGGTGCAAACGATGATGCGCCTGATCGAAGAGGGGAACCTCGAGCTGCTCAGTGATCAACAGAAAAAGACGATCAAGGTGGGGCGGCGCTCCAAGGATCGAATGATGAAGGCCAACCTTCGTCTGGTGGTGAGCGTGGCGAAGAAGTATCAGGGCAAAGGCCTTGAACTTCTTGATCTCATCCAGGAGGGATCTCTGGGGCTCGAGCGGGCGGTCGAAAAGTTCGATCCCACCCGGGGCTACAAGTTCTCCACCTATGCCTTCTGGTGGATCCGCCAGAGCATGACCCGGGCGATTGCCTGTCAGTCGCGCACGATTCGCCTGCCGGTGCACCTGAGCGAACGGCTCAGCGCCATCCGCAAGGTGAGCCTCGATCTGGCCCACAAGTTGGGGGCGATGCCGAGCCGCCAGGAAATCGCCGAAGCGATGGCGATCCCCATCGAGGAACTCGATTCCCTGCTGCGCCAATCCCTGACCACCTCCAGCCTGGATGCCCCGGTCAACGGTGAGGAGGGACGCAGTTTTCTCGGGGATCTGATCGCCGACAACAGCCAAGGCGAACCGCTTGATCTGGTGGAGCGCGGCATGCACCATGAGCAACTGGGGCGCTGGCTCACTGCTTTGACCGACCAGGAGCGGCAGGTGCTGGAGTTGCGTTTCGGGCTCGAAAGCCAGGAGCGCCACACCCTGGCCGAGATCGGCCGGCTGTTGGAGGTGTCCCGCGAGCGGGTGAGGCAGGTGGAGCTCAAGGCCCTGCGCAAACTGCGCAACCTCACCCGCCGTCAGAGCGTCGATCTTTGA